CAAGGTCATAGGCTTGGTCAAGTCTCTGATCAAATCAATGGCCAATGACGATGTGTAGTTCAACAACGACTCCTTGGACAAATCGGTCAAGGTGGTACTTAAGGCCTTTCTCAACTTCTCGTAGTCTTGTTTGGACTCTGCTTGGAAAAGAGGATGCACATCAAGAGGGGTGTCCCTTGTAAGTTTGGCGGCGGGAGACGAAGCGGCTTGGGCAGCAGCGAGCTTGGCCGCTCTTTCTCTTGGATGTGCGTTGAGGTCGAAATCTTCGTCATCTCCAACAGAAAGATCTCCAAATAGGTCAGAAgcattcttcaaatcagAAGATAATTCGGCTTTTCTCAACAATTCAGCTCTGGTCTTCTCGTCAGCTTTGTCAatatccaacaaaatcttaCGCAGTGGCTGGGATTTAGCAGCGGCCTTCTTCCCCTTACCAGGAACGGTTTTCTTAAGGGCATCggctttcttcttggcctcagcttccttctttttgagttcttcttcatcttcatccacgTCCCAGGAATCTAAAAGTGGCTCATCGTCTACAATATCATCTTCCCATGAAGCAACAGCTGGCTTGCTGGTAGGCACATCGAAGTCTTCGTCGTCCCAAGACATTATTAGTTGTTTCTATAGGTTCTaaaagttttttttttcctTGACGCATTCCCAATTCTCGATATTCAGCAGCGAGTCGCATTTGCAAGAATCAATTATCGCAACGCTCTGAAGCAAACCTTATCATTTGGCAGCCAATTGAGATCCTTTTCGTTTAAAGCCAGCTCATTATCGAAAGGCGGTGATACTGGTATTTTTTATACGACGAGGTCTTTTCAGCCAAACTCCAAATCATTAACTTCAGAACTGAT
The sequence above is drawn from the Yamadazyma tenuis chromosome 3, complete sequence genome and encodes:
- the HCR1 gene encoding Translation initiation factor 3 subunit J component (EggNog:ENOG503NWVD; COG:J), with amino-acid sequence MSWDDEDFDVPTSKPAVASWEDDIVDDEPLLDSWDVDEDEEELKKKEAEAKKKADALKKTVPGKGKKAAAKSQPSRKILLDIDKADEKTRAELLRKAELSSDLKNASDLFGDLSVGDDEDFDLNAHPRERAAKLAAAQAASSPAAKLTRDTPLDVHPLFQAESKQDYEKLRKALSTTLTDLSKESLLNYTSSLAIDLIRDLTKPMTLESARKVIVIREKERAEREARLKKSGGTSIGGAGKKKAKPVVKTAQPSFKKDMDDYGDDDFGDDDFM